The Sesamum indicum cultivar Zhongzhi No. 13 linkage group LG1, S_indicum_v1.0, whole genome shotgun sequence genome includes a window with the following:
- the LOC105166821 gene encoding uncharacterized protein LOC105166821 isoform X1 has protein sequence MRFKKGDKVEVMDSKDVPVSWRAAEILSCIGHTYRVQYDSYPGMASNQMVEMVPLKFLRPRPPLVQGVESCIAGDIVEVFYEYSWMIAAILKVPGVKKTNKRNKINPQDAAFQNQYLVRLLGCSQELVIDRSDIRMRQTWHDDKWILMGKSSQAGDDVISSKPSTSNCCAEMNFQVPQLNARAKSRPRKYLMNIQDNAALLGSAATSSRSLKRMSPYDSSIVETHNGHIQKLRKVEREGWKRRVVASPVLEKVDAVAYPREILGEKNMHASSNIIPYGYNHMQRAKENDFLGYSGVRSSELNRSDSDACSVGSCSVTNQSPKNCYGDSMPVHCQEMDTLSSDAESSYGSGSQQRSSFLPPKEELEGYSWRHASFASNDLQMMPGFAAFLLALNFGRFNRLLSKRCYSFMAAPWYRNLIYSISFKSRLNWMDILTRLLL, from the exons ATGAGATTCAAGAAAGGGGACAAAGTAGAGGTTATGGACAGCAAGGATGTCCCAGTTTCGTGGCGTGCTGCAGAGATCCTGTCTTGTATTGGCCATACTTACCGCGTGCAGTACGATTCTTATCCTGGTATGGCTAGTAATCAAATGGTGGAGATGGTTCCACTGAAGTTTTTAAGACCACGCCCTCCTCTGGTGCAAGGTGTGGAGAGTTGCATTGCTGGAGACATTGTGGAGGTGTTTTATGAGTATTCCTGGATGATTGCTGCTATCTTGAAGGTTCCTGGtgtcaaaaaaacaaataaaaggaATAAGATCAATCCGCAGGATGCAGCATtccaaaatcaatatttagtAAGGCTACTTGGGTGCTCACAGGAATTAGTTATTGACAGATCAGACATCAGGATGAGACAAACCTGGCATGATGACAAATGGATACTAATGGGAAAG AGTTCCCAAGCAGGCGATGATGTAATATCCAGCAAACCATCAACATCAAATTGTTGTGCAGAGATGAATTTCCAGGTGCCACAACTTAATGCAAGGGCTAAAAGTCGACccagaaaatatttgatgaacaTTCAGGATAATGCTGCATTGTTGGGATCTGCAGCGACCTCTTCCAGATCCCTGAAGAGGATGTCTCCCTATGATTCCTCCATTGTTGAAACACATAATGGGCATATccagaaattaagaaaagttgAGAGAGAAGGCTGGAAGCGGCGAGTGGTTGCTTCCCCGGTGCTTGAAAAGGTAGATGCTGTTGCTTACCCAAGAGAAATTTTGGGTGAAAAGAACATGCATGCTTCCTCTAACATTATACCATATGGATATAATCACATGCAGAGggcaaaagaaaatgattttcttgGCTATTCTGGGGTGAGAAGCTCTGAATTAAATCGTTCTGACAGTGATGCTTGTTCTGTTGGTAGCTGTAGTGTTACTAACCAGAGTCCTAAAAACTGTTATGGTGATTCTATGCCTGTGCACTGCCAAGAGATGGACACCCTTTCTAGTGATGCAGAGTCATCTTATGGATCAGGCTCCCAGCAAAGAAGTTCGTTTCTTCCCCCAAAGGAGGAGTTAGAG GGCTACAGTTGGAGGCATGCTTCATTTGCTTCCAATGATTTACAGATGATGCCAGGGTTTGCCGCCTTTCTCTTGGCATTGAACTTTGGACGATTCAATCGTCTACTTTCAAAGAGATGCTACAGTTTTATGGCTGCTCCCTGGTATCGCAATTTAATCTACAGTATTTCTTTTAAGTCCAGGCTTAACTGGATGGATATATTAACCCGTCTTCTACTGTAG
- the LOC105166821 gene encoding uncharacterized protein LOC105166821 isoform X4 translates to MRFKKGDKVEVMDSKDVPVSWRAAEILSCIGHTYRVQYDSYPGMASNQMVEMVPLKFLRPRPPLVQGVESCIAGDIVEVFYEYSWMIAAILKVPGVKKTNKRNKINPQDAAFQNQYLVRLLGCSQELVIDRSDIRMRQTWHDDKWILMGKSSQAGDDVISSKPSTSNCCAEMNFQVPQLNARAKSRPRKYLMNIQDNAALLGSAATSSRSLKRMSPYDSSIVETHNGHIQKLRKVEREGWKRRVVASPVLEKVDAVAYPREILGEKNMHASSNIIPYGYNHMQRAKENDFLGYSGVRSSELNRSDSDACSVGSCSVTNQSPKNCYGDSMPVHCQEMDTLSSDAESSYGSGSQQRSSFLPPKEELEGYSWRHASFASNDLQMMPGFAAFLLALNFGRFNRLLSKRCYSFMAAP, encoded by the exons ATGAGATTCAAGAAAGGGGACAAAGTAGAGGTTATGGACAGCAAGGATGTCCCAGTTTCGTGGCGTGCTGCAGAGATCCTGTCTTGTATTGGCCATACTTACCGCGTGCAGTACGATTCTTATCCTGGTATGGCTAGTAATCAAATGGTGGAGATGGTTCCACTGAAGTTTTTAAGACCACGCCCTCCTCTGGTGCAAGGTGTGGAGAGTTGCATTGCTGGAGACATTGTGGAGGTGTTTTATGAGTATTCCTGGATGATTGCTGCTATCTTGAAGGTTCCTGGtgtcaaaaaaacaaataaaaggaATAAGATCAATCCGCAGGATGCAGCATtccaaaatcaatatttagtAAGGCTACTTGGGTGCTCACAGGAATTAGTTATTGACAGATCAGACATCAGGATGAGACAAACCTGGCATGATGACAAATGGATACTAATGGGAAAG AGTTCCCAAGCAGGCGATGATGTAATATCCAGCAAACCATCAACATCAAATTGTTGTGCAGAGATGAATTTCCAGGTGCCACAACTTAATGCAAGGGCTAAAAGTCGACccagaaaatatttgatgaacaTTCAGGATAATGCTGCATTGTTGGGATCTGCAGCGACCTCTTCCAGATCCCTGAAGAGGATGTCTCCCTATGATTCCTCCATTGTTGAAACACATAATGGGCATATccagaaattaagaaaagttgAGAGAGAAGGCTGGAAGCGGCGAGTGGTTGCTTCCCCGGTGCTTGAAAAGGTAGATGCTGTTGCTTACCCAAGAGAAATTTTGGGTGAAAAGAACATGCATGCTTCCTCTAACATTATACCATATGGATATAATCACATGCAGAGggcaaaagaaaatgattttcttgGCTATTCTGGGGTGAGAAGCTCTGAATTAAATCGTTCTGACAGTGATGCTTGTTCTGTTGGTAGCTGTAGTGTTACTAACCAGAGTCCTAAAAACTGTTATGGTGATTCTATGCCTGTGCACTGCCAAGAGATGGACACCCTTTCTAGTGATGCAGAGTCATCTTATGGATCAGGCTCCCAGCAAAGAAGTTCGTTTCTTCCCCCAAAGGAGGAGTTAGAG GGCTACAGTTGGAGGCATGCTTCATTTGCTTCCAATGATTTACAGATGATGCCAGGGTTTGCCGCCTTTCTCTTGGCATTGAACTTTGGACGATTCAATCGTCTACTTTCAAAGAGATGCTACAGTTTTATGGCTGCTCCCTG A
- the LOC105166821 gene encoding uncharacterized protein LOC105166821 isoform X3 — translation MRFKKGDKVEVMDSKDVPVSWRAAEILSCIGHTYRVQYDSYPGMASNQMVEMVPLKFLRPRPPLVQGVESCIAGDIVEVFYEYSWMIAAILKVPGVKKTNKRNKINPQDAAFQNQYLVRLLGCSQELVIDRSDIRMRQTWHDDKWILMGKSSQAGDDVISSKPSTSNCCAEMNFQVPQLNARAKSRPRKYLMNIQDNAALLGSAATSSRSLKRMSPYDSSIVETHNGHIQKLRKVEREGWKRRVVASPVLEKVDAVAYPREILGEKNMHASSNIIPYGYNHMQRAKENDFLGYSGVRSSELNRSDSDACSVGSCSVTNQSPKNCYGDSMPVHCQEMDTLSSDAESSYGSGSQQRSSFLPPKEELEGYSWRHASFASNDLQMMPGFAAFLLALNFGRFNRLLSKRCYSFMAAPCVHVVVTTHAYVTD, via the exons ATGAGATTCAAGAAAGGGGACAAAGTAGAGGTTATGGACAGCAAGGATGTCCCAGTTTCGTGGCGTGCTGCAGAGATCCTGTCTTGTATTGGCCATACTTACCGCGTGCAGTACGATTCTTATCCTGGTATGGCTAGTAATCAAATGGTGGAGATGGTTCCACTGAAGTTTTTAAGACCACGCCCTCCTCTGGTGCAAGGTGTGGAGAGTTGCATTGCTGGAGACATTGTGGAGGTGTTTTATGAGTATTCCTGGATGATTGCTGCTATCTTGAAGGTTCCTGGtgtcaaaaaaacaaataaaaggaATAAGATCAATCCGCAGGATGCAGCATtccaaaatcaatatttagtAAGGCTACTTGGGTGCTCACAGGAATTAGTTATTGACAGATCAGACATCAGGATGAGACAAACCTGGCATGATGACAAATGGATACTAATGGGAAAG AGTTCCCAAGCAGGCGATGATGTAATATCCAGCAAACCATCAACATCAAATTGTTGTGCAGAGATGAATTTCCAGGTGCCACAACTTAATGCAAGGGCTAAAAGTCGACccagaaaatatttgatgaacaTTCAGGATAATGCTGCATTGTTGGGATCTGCAGCGACCTCTTCCAGATCCCTGAAGAGGATGTCTCCCTATGATTCCTCCATTGTTGAAACACATAATGGGCATATccagaaattaagaaaagttgAGAGAGAAGGCTGGAAGCGGCGAGTGGTTGCTTCCCCGGTGCTTGAAAAGGTAGATGCTGTTGCTTACCCAAGAGAAATTTTGGGTGAAAAGAACATGCATGCTTCCTCTAACATTATACCATATGGATATAATCACATGCAGAGggcaaaagaaaatgattttcttgGCTATTCTGGGGTGAGAAGCTCTGAATTAAATCGTTCTGACAGTGATGCTTGTTCTGTTGGTAGCTGTAGTGTTACTAACCAGAGTCCTAAAAACTGTTATGGTGATTCTATGCCTGTGCACTGCCAAGAGATGGACACCCTTTCTAGTGATGCAGAGTCATCTTATGGATCAGGCTCCCAGCAAAGAAGTTCGTTTCTTCCCCCAAAGGAGGAGTTAGAG GGCTACAGTTGGAGGCATGCTTCATTTGCTTCCAATGATTTACAGATGATGCCAGGGTTTGCCGCCTTTCTCTTGGCATTGAACTTTGGACGATTCAATCGTCTACTTTCAAAGAGATGCTACAGTTTTATGGCTGCTCCCTG TGTTCACGTAGTCGTTACAACCCATGCATATGTTACTGATTGA
- the LOC105166821 gene encoding uncharacterized protein LOC105166821 isoform X6, whose protein sequence is MRFKKGDKVEVMDSKDVPVSWRAAEILSCIGHTYRVQYDSYPGMASNQMVEMVPLKFLRPRPPLVQGVESCIAGDIVEVFYEYSWMIAAILKVPGVKKTNKRNKINPQDAAFQNQYLVRLLGCSQELVIDRSDIRMRQTWHDDKWILMGKSSQAGDDVISSKPSTSNCCAEMNFQVPQLNARAKSRPRKYLMNIQDNAALLGSAATSSRSLKRMSPYDSSIVETHNGHIQKLRKVEREGWKRRVVASPVLEKVDAVAYPREILGEKNMHASSNIIPYGYNHMQRAKENDFLGYSGVRSSELNRSDSDACSVGSCSVTNQSPKNCYGDSMPVHCQEMDTLSSDAESSYGSGSQQRSSFLPPKEELECSRSRYNPCICY, encoded by the exons ATGAGATTCAAGAAAGGGGACAAAGTAGAGGTTATGGACAGCAAGGATGTCCCAGTTTCGTGGCGTGCTGCAGAGATCCTGTCTTGTATTGGCCATACTTACCGCGTGCAGTACGATTCTTATCCTGGTATGGCTAGTAATCAAATGGTGGAGATGGTTCCACTGAAGTTTTTAAGACCACGCCCTCCTCTGGTGCAAGGTGTGGAGAGTTGCATTGCTGGAGACATTGTGGAGGTGTTTTATGAGTATTCCTGGATGATTGCTGCTATCTTGAAGGTTCCTGGtgtcaaaaaaacaaataaaaggaATAAGATCAATCCGCAGGATGCAGCATtccaaaatcaatatttagtAAGGCTACTTGGGTGCTCACAGGAATTAGTTATTGACAGATCAGACATCAGGATGAGACAAACCTGGCATGATGACAAATGGATACTAATGGGAAAG AGTTCCCAAGCAGGCGATGATGTAATATCCAGCAAACCATCAACATCAAATTGTTGTGCAGAGATGAATTTCCAGGTGCCACAACTTAATGCAAGGGCTAAAAGTCGACccagaaaatatttgatgaacaTTCAGGATAATGCTGCATTGTTGGGATCTGCAGCGACCTCTTCCAGATCCCTGAAGAGGATGTCTCCCTATGATTCCTCCATTGTTGAAACACATAATGGGCATATccagaaattaagaaaagttgAGAGAGAAGGCTGGAAGCGGCGAGTGGTTGCTTCCCCGGTGCTTGAAAAGGTAGATGCTGTTGCTTACCCAAGAGAAATTTTGGGTGAAAAGAACATGCATGCTTCCTCTAACATTATACCATATGGATATAATCACATGCAGAGggcaaaagaaaatgattttcttgGCTATTCTGGGGTGAGAAGCTCTGAATTAAATCGTTCTGACAGTGATGCTTGTTCTGTTGGTAGCTGTAGTGTTACTAACCAGAGTCCTAAAAACTGTTATGGTGATTCTATGCCTGTGCACTGCCAAGAGATGGACACCCTTTCTAGTGATGCAGAGTCATCTTATGGATCAGGCTCCCAGCAAAGAAGTTCGTTTCTTCCCCCAAAGGAGGAGTTAGAG TGTTCACGTAGTCGTTACAACCCATGCATATGTTACTGA
- the LOC105166821 gene encoding uncharacterized protein LOC105166821 isoform X5, whose translation MRFKKGDKVEVMDSKDVPVSWRAAEILSCIGHTYRVQYDSYPGMASNQMVEMVPLKFLRPRPPLVQGVESCIAGDIVEVFYEYSWMIAAILKVPGVKKTNKRNKINPQDAAFQNQYLVRLLGCSQELVIDRSDIRMRQTWHDDKWILMGKSSQAGDDVISSKPSTSNCCAEMNFQVPQLNARAKSRPRKYLMNIQDNAALLGSAATSSRSLKRMSPYDSSIVETHNGHIQKLRKVEREGWKRRVVASPVLEKRAKENDFLGYSGVRSSELNRSDSDACSVGSCSVTNQSPKNCYGDSMPVHCQEMDTLSSDAESSYGSGSQQRSSFLPPKEELEGYSWRHASFASNDLQMMPGFAAFLLALNFGRFNRLLSKRCYSFMAAPWYRNLIYSISFKSRLNWMDILTRLLL comes from the exons ATGAGATTCAAGAAAGGGGACAAAGTAGAGGTTATGGACAGCAAGGATGTCCCAGTTTCGTGGCGTGCTGCAGAGATCCTGTCTTGTATTGGCCATACTTACCGCGTGCAGTACGATTCTTATCCTGGTATGGCTAGTAATCAAATGGTGGAGATGGTTCCACTGAAGTTTTTAAGACCACGCCCTCCTCTGGTGCAAGGTGTGGAGAGTTGCATTGCTGGAGACATTGTGGAGGTGTTTTATGAGTATTCCTGGATGATTGCTGCTATCTTGAAGGTTCCTGGtgtcaaaaaaacaaataaaaggaATAAGATCAATCCGCAGGATGCAGCATtccaaaatcaatatttagtAAGGCTACTTGGGTGCTCACAGGAATTAGTTATTGACAGATCAGACATCAGGATGAGACAAACCTGGCATGATGACAAATGGATACTAATGGGAAAG AGTTCCCAAGCAGGCGATGATGTAATATCCAGCAAACCATCAACATCAAATTGTTGTGCAGAGATGAATTTCCAGGTGCCACAACTTAATGCAAGGGCTAAAAGTCGACccagaaaatatttgatgaacaTTCAGGATAATGCTGCATTGTTGGGATCTGCAGCGACCTCTTCCAGATCCCTGAAGAGGATGTCTCCCTATGATTCCTCCATTGTTGAAACACATAATGGGCATATccagaaattaagaaaagttgAGAGAGAAGGCTGGAAGCGGCGAGTGGTTGCTTCCCCGGTGCTTGAAAAG AGggcaaaagaaaatgattttcttgGCTATTCTGGGGTGAGAAGCTCTGAATTAAATCGTTCTGACAGTGATGCTTGTTCTGTTGGTAGCTGTAGTGTTACTAACCAGAGTCCTAAAAACTGTTATGGTGATTCTATGCCTGTGCACTGCCAAGAGATGGACACCCTTTCTAGTGATGCAGAGTCATCTTATGGATCAGGCTCCCAGCAAAGAAGTTCGTTTCTTCCCCCAAAGGAGGAGTTAGAG GGCTACAGTTGGAGGCATGCTTCATTTGCTTCCAATGATTTACAGATGATGCCAGGGTTTGCCGCCTTTCTCTTGGCATTGAACTTTGGACGATTCAATCGTCTACTTTCAAAGAGATGCTACAGTTTTATGGCTGCTCCCTGGTATCGCAATTTAATCTACAGTATTTCTTTTAAGTCCAGGCTTAACTGGATGGATATATTAACCCGTCTTCTACTGTAG
- the LOC105167140 gene encoding GTP-binding nuclear protein Ran1B, which yields MALPNQQTVDYPSFKLVIVGDGGTGKTTFVKRHLTGEFEKKYEPTIGVEVHPLDFFTNCGKIRFYCWDTAGQEKFGGLRDGYYIHGQCAIIMFDVTARLTYKNVPTWHRDLCRVCENIPIVLCGNKVDVKNRQVKAKQVTFHRKKNLQYYEISAKSNYNFEKPFLYLARKLAGDPNLHFVESPALAPPEVQIDLAAQQQHEAELAAAASQPLPDDDDEAFD from the exons gCGTTGCCGAATCAACAGACTGTGGATTACCCTAGCTTCAAGCTTGTAATTGTTGGCGATGGTGGCACTG GGAAAACAACATTTGTAAAAAGGCATCTTACTGGtgaatttgagaagaaatatGAGC cTACAATTGGTGTGGAAGTCCATCCATTGGATTTCTTCACTAACTGCGGAAAGATCAGATTCTACTGCTGGGACACCGCTGGTCAGGAGAAATTTGGTGGCCTTAGAGATGGATACTA CATCCATGGACAATGCGCTATCATTATGTTTGATGTAACAGCTCGATTGACATACAAGAATGTTCCGACATGGCACCGTGATCTTTGCCG GGTTTGTGAGAATATACCGATTGTGCTTTGTGGGAACAAGGTTGATGTAAAGAACAGGCAGGTGAAGGCAAAACAGGTTACTTTCCACCGGAAAAAGAATTTGCAGTACTATGAAATATCTGCCAAGAGTAACTACAACTTCGAGAAGCCTTTCCTGTATCTTGCAAGGAAACTTGCTGG TGATCCTAATTTGCACTTTGTTGAGTCTCCTGCTCTTGCTCCACCTGAAGTGCAAATTGATTTGGCTGCACAGCAACA ACATGAAGCCGAgcttgctgctgctgctagTCAGCCTCTTcccgatgatgatgatgaggcaTTCGACTAA
- the LOC105166821 gene encoding uncharacterized protein LOC105166821 isoform X7: MRFKKGDKVEVMDSKDVPVSWRAAEILSCIGHTYRVQYDSYPGMASNQMVEMVPLKFLRPRPPLVQGVESCIAGDIVEVFYEYSWMIAAILKVPGVKKTNKRNKINPQDAAFQNQYLVRLLGCSQELVIDRSDIRMRQTWHDDKWILMGKSSQAGDDVISSKPSTSNCCAEMNFQVPQLNARAKSRPRKYLMNIQDNAALLGSAATSSRSLKRMSPYDSSIVETHNGHIQKLRKVEREGWKRRVVASPVLEKVDAVAYPREILGEKNMHASSNIIPYGYNHMQRAKENDFLGYSGVRSSELNRSDSDACSVGSCSVTNQSPKNCYGDSMPVHCQEMDTLSSDAESSYGSGSQQRSSFLPPKEELEII, encoded by the exons ATGAGATTCAAGAAAGGGGACAAAGTAGAGGTTATGGACAGCAAGGATGTCCCAGTTTCGTGGCGTGCTGCAGAGATCCTGTCTTGTATTGGCCATACTTACCGCGTGCAGTACGATTCTTATCCTGGTATGGCTAGTAATCAAATGGTGGAGATGGTTCCACTGAAGTTTTTAAGACCACGCCCTCCTCTGGTGCAAGGTGTGGAGAGTTGCATTGCTGGAGACATTGTGGAGGTGTTTTATGAGTATTCCTGGATGATTGCTGCTATCTTGAAGGTTCCTGGtgtcaaaaaaacaaataaaaggaATAAGATCAATCCGCAGGATGCAGCATtccaaaatcaatatttagtAAGGCTACTTGGGTGCTCACAGGAATTAGTTATTGACAGATCAGACATCAGGATGAGACAAACCTGGCATGATGACAAATGGATACTAATGGGAAAG AGTTCCCAAGCAGGCGATGATGTAATATCCAGCAAACCATCAACATCAAATTGTTGTGCAGAGATGAATTTCCAGGTGCCACAACTTAATGCAAGGGCTAAAAGTCGACccagaaaatatttgatgaacaTTCAGGATAATGCTGCATTGTTGGGATCTGCAGCGACCTCTTCCAGATCCCTGAAGAGGATGTCTCCCTATGATTCCTCCATTGTTGAAACACATAATGGGCATATccagaaattaagaaaagttgAGAGAGAAGGCTGGAAGCGGCGAGTGGTTGCTTCCCCGGTGCTTGAAAAGGTAGATGCTGTTGCTTACCCAAGAGAAATTTTGGGTGAAAAGAACATGCATGCTTCCTCTAACATTATACCATATGGATATAATCACATGCAGAGggcaaaagaaaatgattttcttgGCTATTCTGGGGTGAGAAGCTCTGAATTAAATCGTTCTGACAGTGATGCTTGTTCTGTTGGTAGCTGTAGTGTTACTAACCAGAGTCCTAAAAACTGTTATGGTGATTCTATGCCTGTGCACTGCCAAGAGATGGACACCCTTTCTAGTGATGCAGAGTCATCTTATGGATCAGGCTCCCAGCAAAGAAGTTCGTTTCTTCCCCCAAAGGAGGAGTTAGAG ATAATTTAA
- the LOC105166821 gene encoding uncharacterized protein LOC105166821 isoform X2 gives MRFKKGDKVEVMDSKDVPVSWRAAEILSCIGHTYRVQYDSYPGMASNQMVEMVPLKFLRPRPPLVQGVESCIAGDIVEVFYEYSWMIAAILKVPGVKKTNKRNKINPQDAAFQNQYLVRLLGCSQELVIDRSDIRMRQTWHDDKWILMGKSSQAGDDVISSKPSTSNCCAEMNFQVPQLNARAKSRPRKYLMNIQDNAALLGSAATSSRSLKRMSPYDSSIVETHNGHIQKLRKVEREGWKRRVVASPVLEKVDAVAYPREILGEKNMHASSNIIPYGYNHMQRAKENDFLGYSGVRSSELNRSDSDACSVGSCSVTNQSPKNCYGDSMPVHCQEMDTLSSDAESSYGSGSQQRSSFLPPKEELEVSIRRLELHAYRSTLEALYASGPLSWEQEALLTNLRIMLHISNDEHLNELKHLSSTKTAISVR, from the exons ATGAGATTCAAGAAAGGGGACAAAGTAGAGGTTATGGACAGCAAGGATGTCCCAGTTTCGTGGCGTGCTGCAGAGATCCTGTCTTGTATTGGCCATACTTACCGCGTGCAGTACGATTCTTATCCTGGTATGGCTAGTAATCAAATGGTGGAGATGGTTCCACTGAAGTTTTTAAGACCACGCCCTCCTCTGGTGCAAGGTGTGGAGAGTTGCATTGCTGGAGACATTGTGGAGGTGTTTTATGAGTATTCCTGGATGATTGCTGCTATCTTGAAGGTTCCTGGtgtcaaaaaaacaaataaaaggaATAAGATCAATCCGCAGGATGCAGCATtccaaaatcaatatttagtAAGGCTACTTGGGTGCTCACAGGAATTAGTTATTGACAGATCAGACATCAGGATGAGACAAACCTGGCATGATGACAAATGGATACTAATGGGAAAG AGTTCCCAAGCAGGCGATGATGTAATATCCAGCAAACCATCAACATCAAATTGTTGTGCAGAGATGAATTTCCAGGTGCCACAACTTAATGCAAGGGCTAAAAGTCGACccagaaaatatttgatgaacaTTCAGGATAATGCTGCATTGTTGGGATCTGCAGCGACCTCTTCCAGATCCCTGAAGAGGATGTCTCCCTATGATTCCTCCATTGTTGAAACACATAATGGGCATATccagaaattaagaaaagttgAGAGAGAAGGCTGGAAGCGGCGAGTGGTTGCTTCCCCGGTGCTTGAAAAGGTAGATGCTGTTGCTTACCCAAGAGAAATTTTGGGTGAAAAGAACATGCATGCTTCCTCTAACATTATACCATATGGATATAATCACATGCAGAGggcaaaagaaaatgattttcttgGCTATTCTGGGGTGAGAAGCTCTGAATTAAATCGTTCTGACAGTGATGCTTGTTCTGTTGGTAGCTGTAGTGTTACTAACCAGAGTCCTAAAAACTGTTATGGTGATTCTATGCCTGTGCACTGCCAAGAGATGGACACCCTTTCTAGTGATGCAGAGTCATCTTATGGATCAGGCTCCCAGCAAAGAAGTTCGTTTCTTCCCCCAAAGGAGGAGTTAGAGGTCAGTATACGTAGGTTAGAGTTGCATGCTTACCGCAGCACTCTGGAAGCATTGTATGCATCTGGTCCCTTAAGTTGGGAACAGGAGGCATTGTTGACAAATCTTCGTATTATGCTCCACATATCAAATGATGAACATTTGAATGAGCTGAAGCACCTAAGTTCCACTAAAACTGCCATTAGTGTTAGATAA